The following proteins are co-located in the Thermodesulfovibrionales bacterium genome:
- a CDS encoding Fe-S cluster domain-containing protein: MIRKTVSLACFLMICSASLLYAGVGGGVEAKEHVDVIPLLKFTSVFLAGVGAVFGLGLAFAAKRFSVQINPKVEQVKDVLAHAHCGACGYAGCEQYAEAVVNNPDVPPNLCTPAGARGAEAVALITGKKAEAREPIYARIMCQGGWSKSVKKFKYEGVQDCRAAVLAGGGDKACAYGCLGYGTCARVCPFGAITMSDDHLPVVDIAKCTGCRKCEQACPKRVIEVLPASRQVLVSCHSKDKGADTKKNCQVGCIACGKCVKICPFDAPSVSSNVSRIDLDKCKVCGLCVAPCPTNAIRDFIPKRPKAFVMDNCIGCQICSKVCPVNAASGDPKKKHAIDKNTCVGCGICTAKCPVQAIDGTFNAGEVFRMAAAKKAEKTVAA, from the coding sequence ATGATAAGAAAGACCGTTTCCCTCGCATGTTTCCTCATGATCTGCTCTGCTTCCTTGCTTTACGCCGGTGTCGGCGGCGGGGTCGAAGCGAAAGAACATGTCGACGTAATCCCCCTTCTCAAATTCACATCGGTCTTCCTCGCTGGCGTGGGGGCCGTGTTCGGTCTCGGTCTCGCCTTTGCCGCAAAGAGATTTTCCGTCCAGATAAATCCTAAGGTGGAACAAGTGAAGGACGTCCTCGCCCATGCCCATTGCGGCGCCTGCGGCTATGCTGGCTGTGAACAGTATGCGGAGGCTGTGGTGAATAATCCCGATGTCCCGCCGAATCTCTGCACGCCCGCCGGGGCGAGAGGCGCCGAGGCGGTTGCCTTGATTACCGGCAAGAAGGCCGAAGCGAGGGAACCGATTTATGCGCGGATAATGTGTCAGGGAGGATGGTCGAAGTCCGTTAAGAAGTTCAAATATGAGGGTGTTCAGGATTGCCGCGCCGCTGTTCTCGCAGGAGGCGGTGACAAGGCGTGCGCTTACGGATGTCTCGGTTACGGAACATGCGCGCGGGTCTGCCCCTTCGGAGCGATCACCATGAGCGATGACCATCTGCCGGTCGTTGACATCGCAAAATGCACCGGCTGCAGGAAGTGCGAGCAGGCATGCCCGAAGAGAGTCATCGAGGTTCTTCCGGCCTCGCGGCAGGTCCTCGTCTCCTGTCATTCAAAAGACAAGGGCGCCGATACGAAGAAAAATTGTCAGGTCGGCTGCATCGCCTGCGGGAAATGCGTGAAGATTTGTCCCTTCGATGCTCCCTCGGTTTCGAGTAACGTGTCGAGAATAGACTTAGACAAATGCAAGGTATGCGGATTGTGTGTTGCTCCCTGTCCGACGAATGCGATAAGGGATTTTATCCCCAAGCGACCGAAGGCATTTGTCATGGACAATTGCATCGGCTGCCAGATATGCTCAAAGGTATGTCCGGTAAATGCGGCGTCGGGTGATCCGAAGAAAAAACACGCCATAGACAAGAATACCTGCGTCGGCTGCGGTATCTGTACGGCAAAATGCCCTGTCCAGGCGATTGACGGCACATTTAATGCCGGTGAGGTATTTCGGATGGCCGCTGC